Part of the Pagrus major chromosome 9, Pma_NU_1.0 genome, tatatatttacaaacaTTGACAGCGTCGGCTGGTAATATTTTCACCCCGTGAGTGTGCGTGGGTCTCATCATGGCCAAATGTGTTCCTGGAGATCTTTTGTAGCGGTaactaccacagaagcagttttgagtattttggCAGGTTTTTAATGTATCTGGTTGTCTGTGTCAGCATGCTTGAGTCCAAACTTTGCAAAATGCTTTCGGAAAACGTAACAGGTGTCGGGTTGAAATCACAATGAAGGCTCAGTccgaagatgggtgtggtcagGGCAAGGCCAACAGAGGTTGGGAATGAAAAAGTAGGAAAGAGGAGTTGGACTTAACGATGAACAttgaacttcttttttttttttcgaaatTTGAAGCAATTCCCTCAAGGCATTTCTAAGATATagtgttcacaagaatgggatgcCATGGTGTCACAGTGAACTTTACCTCtgaccaccaaattctaatcagttcatacttgagtccaagtggacatttgttccaaatttgaagaaattccctcaggGGGTCTTGAGATATTGCATTCACAAGATAGACAGATGGATGGACAACTGGGAAACAATGCCTCCGGCCATGGAGCCTGATtagcataaatacacataaatcAATCCTAACAGTATGCTTAATATCAATTTTCAGGTAATGAAAGGGATATACAGTATTTGGACATAACAGCGAGTGTGGAAATTGTTCACCAACTCCAAGATGTAaaagttttatgttgtttatttcatgcTTTGCACCTGCAGTAGAACACGCTGAATAAAGATGATTCATTTGGGAGCTAGTTTATTGTCAAAGCCTTTATAGCATATTTAGTCTCCAGTGTGCCAAAGAAATCATTTTCCAAGTTAggaaaattatacattttaatggtAGTTAAAAATTTCTGGTCTCCATGTGCCATAAAGGTCTACATTGTCATTTTCATATGCTGCTTTTACAGTAGATTACATCATCCTGAAAATAAGAGGATTGATTGGCTGGTTTGAtttctaagtgtgtgtgtcaatgtagTCATACAAGATATTTaaaagtgaggagagagagcagacactgTGAGGGACGGAGTTACCCTTCACAGAAACAACACGTTTTCTAACCATGATGGATAATGTTTCtcaaataacaatgttttttctttcaggtttaaatgaaacaaataaccaCAGATTtactctcttctttctcactttactgtgttactgtgtgacTTTACTggtaaatatttctgttattgtgACCATCATCATGGATAAAAACCTGCATGAACCAATGTATATTTTACTATGTACTATTTGCATGAATGGACTTTATGGGACAACAGGTTTCTACCCCAAGTTTCTCTGGGATCTGCTTTCTCCTGTTCATGTTATCTCTTATTCTGGATGCCTTGTTCAGGCTCTGGTAATGTACTCCTTTGCCTGCGCTGAACTGTCTATTCTTTCAGTCATGGCATATGACAGATATGTGGCTATATGTCGACCACTGGAGTACCACTCTGTCATGTCAAAGCAACGACTCATTatgttagtgtgtttctcttGGATAACACCTTTTTGCATTAATGCTTCAAATATTTTTCTAACATCTAGATTAAAGTTATGCAGCCAATATcttggcagatttttttgtgtgaattggATTATTGTTAAACTTGCTTGTTTTCCAGCACAAACAACAGTTAATGGCATAGTTGCTGACATAACAGTGGTCATTTATACATTTCATGGTATATTCATAGTTCTATCCTACATgtatctcattaaaacatgtgcAAATTCTATAGAGAACAGGGCAAAGTTCATGCAAACATGTGTGCCACATTTAACCTCCTTACTCACTTTTCTTTTGACAGGACTTTTCAGTGTATTGATTATGCGATTTGGTTCAAAAGATTTCCCTCTAACCTTTAAAAACTTTGTTTCAGTAGAATGTTTTGTCATACCTCCCTTAATGAATCCTCTCATTTACGGTTTCAAATTGACCAGAATTAGGAACAGAATTCTGGTTGTTCTTACTTTCAAAACTAAATGACTTTCGTCCCATATATATTAAGGAAACTTAAGGAAAGTCATATGTCTAATGTTTTTCTATTAAATGCACTGCTTATCCAGATGTTGGCTGTTGTCCTGGAGCTACATATAAAATCCTCAGGAGGTTTTGCACATTTAGCAATTGTGAGCTCAGTAATCCTTAAAGAACATCTATTTAGCCtaaagttttcattttgttaaactcaaatttgtgttcatgtgtgtgaatgtttttcttctttctgaagATTTAGGGTTGCTGAATCATGTGTATTGCTTGATATTCGGTGTCAGTTTTAAAGTGATGATGATTATGTGTTCTAGCTCTTAAAATATGTGCTCTTTTTGTGCATGTTCATATTCAcgttcacaaaaaaatattatttacacAAACTGTGCAGTCAAGCAACTGTTTGCTTTCTTGTATTTAGATATAAAATGGATTGaataaaaacttgaaatttATATGATACTCTTTTCGTAGCACATTTGTCAATGACCTGCAGGTGATAATTTCaagatccagtgtgtaggatttagtggcatctggCATTGAGATTGCAGATTGCCCCCACCTATAAGTGATAACATACTAGTGAAAACATAGTCATGAGAATAATATTCAAGCACTGCCAATAGATCCCcataaatcctacacattggAGCCTTAACACtgagaaataaaaggaaaattgggtgaagatttaaaaaaaaacttatgaGAACAGCTCCCCTTAACACAACAAATGACCATTGAACCTGTGGAACAAAGACCCAGAGCTTAAGAAAAGAAATAAGACTGtatgaaaaaggaaaatgtgttgAAGTACTTTATTAAAGaggtcaaaaaaataaaaataaatcatgctcagctttaaatgtaaaaagtcGTATGGTCAGCCCTTGGACCAACTTGCCGTTGAAGGCAAAGTCAGCCACAGGAACACATTTTTTCAGGGCCCTTTGTCATAGAAAGTATTAGCCCTCACAGCTTTTCACTCGTACTGCTAAAAGTGAAACAAACAGTTGGTAAATGCAAACAATATAAATCTCATGATAATCATAACTTCTGTGTTGCTTACCCAAGTATACTTTTCTGTGAGCAGATGAGCATCCAAACAGAGCTTTTTCAGAACTTAACTGTCCGATCTTGAATCGTCATTTATCATGCTCATCATACAAAATCAATTCTGCTCCTTTAGTTCCAAGTTTTTATGATTACACGGATTATCAACTGATGAGGATGCTGACTTTTTGCGAGGGACTTGTAGCTTTTTGACCTCAGTCAGTTAAATATGATATCGTGTATGTAGCAATGGCATTTTCAAGACATTATCTCAATCAAGAACTACTTTTTTACAGAGAAGCGCAACATCAACACAACCAAGAAGCTGATTGTTGATAGTAGAAACAAGGAGGCAGAGTTTTTTGACCAACTCTCATCTGCACTAGACAAGTGACTGATTTTCAGTGTCCACAACATCCCCCTCAGTCCCACCGATGCTGACAGAGGTGTGTGTCATGGACACTGAAAATCAGTCACTTGTCTAGTGCAGATGAGAGTTGGTCAAAACACCAAGTTTGACACAGTATTTCTTTTCTAGAAGTTCTTTATTGCTTGCAAGCAATAATTGTAGCAGTTACATGATTACATGTGATCTCACTCAAAACAACATTCCCATCATCTCCCCATCCACCTCAGGATAAACATAAAACTTCCTATACACTTCAACCATTGTTGTGTGTCCTATATCTACCTATGTTGTGCGCCATACATCAACCTATTCTcagaacacaaatacacagaagagGCTTCACAAACCCCCTTCAGGATGAACTCCTTAACTGAGTTCCTGTTATGTTAGTTTTCATGGCACACTATACCATATACAATACACAAATACATCCATTCATACTATGCAACCAGATGATTATCATAAGACAGAGCTCATGTCTGAAGCCAACAGACACAAGATTTCACTtcacataaataataatgttgtaTCTATATTGTTAAGTTTCATATGTAagaacaaaatatcaaaatagtgAGGGACATATGAGAATTTCCCTCACAGGGAACAGTTTAAGGCTCATGGAAATTAATATAACAGAGGAACTGTTTTGGGCATCACATATTTTCCTGATTAAGAAAACCCAGAATAGACTGTACTTGACATATTAATTCAGCCTTCTTAATTTTCTTTGACAAGTTCTTGttaacttttacagaggagcaatagaaaacatcctgacaggaaacatcacaaaatggCATGGGATGTGAGCGGCCCAGAACAGGTGGGCTATGCAGCAGGTGGTTTAAGTTGCAGGACATAATTAGTACCCCTCTACTGAGCATCAGTGAGCC contains:
- the LOC141002056 gene encoding olfactory receptor 4B13-like, producing MDNVSQITMFFLSGLNETNNHRFTLFFLTLLCYCVTLLVNISVIVTIIMDKNLHEPMYILLCTICMNGLYGTTGFYPKFLWDLLSPVHVISYSGCLVQALVMYSFACAELSILSVMAYDRYVAICRPLEYHSVMSKQRLIMLVCFSWITPFCINASNIFLTSRLKLCSQYLGRFFCVNWIIVKLACFPAQTTVNGIVADITVVIYTFHGIFIVLSYMYLIKTCANSIENRAKFMQTCVPHLTSLLTFLLTGLFSVLIMRFGSKDFPLTFKNFVSVECFVIPPLMNPLIYGFKLTRIRNRILVVLTFKTK